The Terrirubrum flagellatum nucleotide sequence ACTTCTGTTTGCTTGGCGTCGAGTTCGAGCGTCGCAGTTTCGCCGGTCACATACTTCTGACCATCGGCGCTTTCTTCGACCTTCTGTCCGATCGCGAGCACACGGATATTGGTCAGGATAGTCTCGGTCTCGTAGGCTTCCGTCCCGGTCGCCTTCGAAGCCGCCTCGTTGCGAGACGTGCGCAGCACATCGACGCGATCGTTGGGCAGGATAAAACCGCCGGCGCTGGTGCTGCCGCGATTGTCGATCGAGACCGCGAGCGCGCGCATGCCTGTCGGCAAGATGGCCGACATGAAGCCGGGCGCGCCATTCGGCTTGATCAATTTCTCCGCGCGAATCGGCTCGCCGTCGAGCATCGCGACCCGCACGATCGAATTGGCGAACTCCGTCTTCGCGTCCGGCTTCTCGCTGCGGCGGATAAGATGGGGCGATTTCGATTCAGCCGGCCAGGCGCGCCATTCGAGCTGCTCCGCCTTGGCGATCGACCCGACCGGAAGATCGGCAGCGGCGACCAGGACGTCGACAGTGTTGGCGGCCGCCGGCGGAGGCGCCGCGACGACGACAGGCTTCTCCGGCGCGGGAGAACGGCTCACCAGAAAGGCCGCGATCAACCCGGCGAACAGGGCGATGCCGAGGATCGCAAGGCGTGCCGTGCGCTGCATGAAACCAATCCGTGACGAACCACTCAACCGGAGAGGATTCGATCAGGGAAAGGTCAATGTATGGTTAACCGAACGTATCCAATCGTTTCGAAAAGCAGCGGATTAACCGCCGAGCGCGAGGCGCCAGATATCCGTCTGCGGATAAACGATGAGACCGCTGAACGCGAGAGCGATGCCGTAGGGGATGCCTGACTTCGCGCTGTGAAGGCGGCGGGACCAGCCCCACCCGGCGACAATCGCCGGAAGAGGATAGTTTCGCGCCTTTAGAAGAAACAAGGTCAGCACGCCGCCAGCCATCGCGGTCACGAGAACATAGTCGAGAAGCCCGCTGAAGCCGAGCCACAACGCGGTCGCGGACGCAAGCTTGGCGTCGCCGCCGCCCATCCAGCCGGCCGTAAACATCCCGAACGTGACGATCAGAACCAAAAGGGCGGCGAGCGTATGGAAGCCGATCATCTGCCAAGGCAACCCGATCAGAGCGGCGATCGGAAAGAAGCCTGCGATCAGCAGGAGAGAGACGCGATTGGAAATCGTCATCGTGAGCATGTCGCTCACGGCGGCGTAAGCCAGCAACGCGGGGAAGAGGATGAGAAGCGTCCAGTCCGTCATGATGATCAAGGCCCCGCCTGTGACGCGTCAACCCGGAGATTTGAAATGTTCACTTCGGGAAAGCGTTGGCCACAGCGGTGTACATCGCCGCCACTTGCCCGCCCAGCGCTGTCACCGCCCCCACGATCGCAAGACATATCACGGTCGCGAGGATGCCATATTCAATCACGGTCGCGCCGCGCTCATCACGCCGGAACCGGCGGATATGTCGCGCAAATCTCCGCTGAGGCATTGTGTTCTCAGGATAGGCGCAAGCAGAAGATGCGGGGCGATCTTCCAACCGCCCCGCATCCCCACCAATGCTTTGCTCAGCCCATGCCCGCAAGCTTGGTCGCGACGCGCTGGAAGAGAGCGCCAATCTCCGAACCCAGCGCCGTGGCGCCGGTGATGATGGCAAGCGCGATCAGAGCGGCGAGCAGACCGTATTCGATCGCGGTGGCGCCGGACTCGTCCTTGGCGAAACGCGCAAAAATCTTCGACATGTTGATGACTCCTGTTGTGACACCTGCTGCGGTTGCGACGCGGCGGATCTTGTCGCCCACCCGCTTGAACCGTGGGCCGGACCATAGGAGGCACAAATTGCGCGACGGTTAATTCGATCGCCGACTCATCAATATTTCGGCAGTTTCCGCGATAGCGTTAACAGTTATTCTACGGGAACGGCAAATTTCATCTTTGTGCGGGCTGCATATACTTGCAGTTATCAGAGCTATATCGCGAGTACATAATAATTAATACATTGTAATTACGATCGCCTCTCAAGATTACGAGCCTGTCTTTTGCGAAGTTATCGCTCAAACTACTATTTGCTTCATTTCACACCATTGTTCTGCAAATTCGCGCAGGACGCCCCCCGGCGATCAAGCTTGTCTTCCTTGCGATCTCAACGCCGGAAACGCGCATGGCCAAGACGGAAGTGCTGATCGAAAGCCGGATTAGCGGCTTGTTCACCATTCCGGTCCAAATTCGACGAAGCGCACGTCATCGGCGCCCCATGTGAGAGAGAGTAATGCCGCACTCCGGCCGCGCCATCGGAATTATCCTGGCGGCGACGCTGTTCGCCGCGGGCGCCGCCCAAGCCGCAGACGAGGTCGTGTCGGTCGTGCTCAATCAGGCGCGCATCCTGCGGCTGCCCGAAAAGGCGCGAACCATCGTCATCGGCAATCCCATGATCGCTGACGTGACGATGCAGAAGCACGGCAACCTCGTGCTGACGGGGAAAGGGTACGGTTCGACTAATCTCATCGCTCTTGATGACAAAGGCGCCATCGTCGCCGAATCCCGCATCAGGGTAGAGGCGGCGCAGGACTCGACCCTGGTCGTCCTGCGCGGCATGGAGCGGGAATCCTATTCCTGCTCGCCGCAGTGCCAGCCGACATCCACGCTCGGCGACAGCAACAAATTCTTTGAAGAAGCCGGCAACCAGATCGACAAGCGCAACAATTGGGCGTCGCCCAAGTGAGCGCCCCGCGCCGATAGTTAAGAAAGCATTTCAAATTCTTCTCATCTTTCGCGCGCAGGGATAACCCGCCGGAAATCTTTGCATCTTATCTATATGGGCCGGAATTTGGCGCGCCGTTCGTACGGAGGCGCCGCGGAACCCAGACGATGTGCGCAAGCCGCCCCATGTTCTCCCGATGCGCCATCCGGCTCCGAGCGTGGTTCCGGTCGCCGCGAACAATCGCTGGCGA carries:
- a CDS encoding Flp family type IVb pilin, with product MPQRRFARHIRRFRRDERGATVIEYGILATVICLAIVGAVTALGGQVAAMYTAVANAFPK
- a CDS encoding pilus assembly protein N-terminal domain-containing protein, with the protein product MPHSGRAIGIILAATLFAAGAAQAADEVVSVVLNQARILRLPEKARTIVIGNPMIADVTMQKHGNLVLTGKGYGSTNLIALDDKGAIVAESRIRVEAAQDSTLVVLRGMERESYSCSPQCQPTSTLGDSNKFFEEAGNQIDKRNNWASPK
- a CDS encoding Flp family type IVb pilin gives rise to the protein MSKIFARFAKDESGATAIEYGLLAALIALAIITGATALGSEIGALFQRVATKLAGMG
- a CDS encoding prepilin peptidase; amino-acid sequence: MTDWTLLILFPALLAYAAVSDMLTMTISNRVSLLLIAGFFPIAALIGLPWQMIGFHTLAALLVLIVTFGMFTAGWMGGGDAKLASATALWLGFSGLLDYVLVTAMAGGVLTLFLLKARNYPLPAIVAGWGWSRRLHSAKSGIPYGIALAFSGLIVYPQTDIWRLALGG
- the cpaB gene encoding Flp pilus assembly protein CpaB gives rise to the protein MQRTARLAILGIALFAGLIAAFLVSRSPAPEKPVVVAAPPPAAANTVDVLVAAADLPVGSIAKAEQLEWRAWPAESKSPHLIRRSEKPDAKTEFANSIVRVAMLDGEPIRAEKLIKPNGAPGFMSAILPTGMRALAVSIDNRGSTSAGGFILPNDRVDVLRTSRNEAASKATGTEAYETETILTNIRVLAIGQKVEESADGQKYVTGETATLELDAKQTEVVALAQKQGTISLALRSMVDRQEQPSAGPERENNLSIVRYGVSNQAGR